The Mycobacteriales bacterium genome contains a region encoding:
- a CDS encoding GNAT family N-acetyltransferase has protein sequence MDGVLAGVAERWRALDPLLPGPSLPAGAPGLAVPGAVGAPRQLSPQPGSALPMWFAAHRFSLRPLVAGPDVAGALDRLLAEWSTQVRADPRAADEDSAAYVYVPSRDTETFHPLLSHGLVPYVVVAARTVARPVTAGATIRRAGPGDLAALSELALAQARSELEFGSAIDRPDVAERLRAELAEQLDTPDPWVWLAEIDGRVVGALSAERPDANDWLAPFTDLRPIGYVRMARIEPAARGAGVGAALTAAAHHAFDDAGIACTLLHYSLLNPRSGPFWHRMGYRPLWTAWKATPAAALH, from the coding sequence ATGGACGGGGTGCTCGCCGGGGTGGCTGAGCGCTGGCGGGCGCTGGATCCGCTGCTGCCGGGGCCGAGCCTGCCGGCGGGAGCGCCGGGGCTGGCGGTACCGGGGGCGGTCGGGGCGCCGCGGCAGCTGTCCCCGCAGCCGGGCAGCGCGCTGCCGATGTGGTTCGCCGCGCACCGGTTCAGCCTCCGGCCGCTGGTCGCCGGTCCGGACGTCGCCGGTGCGCTGGACCGTCTGCTCGCCGAGTGGTCGACCCAGGTCCGGGCCGATCCCCGTGCCGCCGACGAGGACTCGGCCGCGTACGTGTACGTGCCCTCCCGGGACACCGAGACATTCCACCCGCTGCTGTCGCACGGGCTGGTCCCGTACGTCGTCGTCGCGGCCCGGACGGTCGCCCGGCCCGTCACCGCCGGCGCGACGATCCGCCGCGCCGGTCCCGGCGACCTGGCCGCGCTCAGCGAGCTCGCGCTGGCCCAGGCCCGCTCGGAGCTGGAGTTCGGCTCCGCGATCGACCGGCCGGACGTGGCGGAACGGTTGCGGGCCGAGCTGGCGGAGCAGCTCGACACGCCGGACCCGTGGGTCTGGCTGGCGGAGATCGACGGCCGGGTGGTCGGCGCGCTGAGCGCCGAGCGACCCGACGCGAACGACTGGCTGGCACCGTTCACCGACCTGCGACCGATCGGCTACGTACGGATGGCGCGGATCGAACCGGCCGCCCGGGGCGCCGGGGTCGGCGCCGCCCTGACCGCCGCGGCCCACCACGCGTTCGACGACGCCGGCATCGCCTGCACACTGCTGCACTACTCCCTGCTCAACCCGCGCTCCGGCCCGTTCTGGCACCGCATGGGCTACCGTCCACTGTGGACAGCCTGGAAGGCGACCCCCGCCGCCGCACTGCACTGA
- a CDS encoding tetratricopeptide repeat protein — protein MSTHIWITGPTRAARRAAIQAGPDPVRVAGCHQRLRGPYTGTGEVLGALVPEAFRRWPELVEQHRVELLYTIPELSEHIGPPPDTLVGNTPYEERTRYFGVQWIRGMSQGVVNFLLAFARLRAEAGDPVPLRLAFDDVHAAEPTEQELLAILVRRADPATLAVTVGTAEEPLPPELRTALQEWATSRTAPPVPDERPARSAPELVAAYVEADGTSDDAAEMAAYEAAAAELRAQLHDARADALEADADWGTRLGALPYHRERGSDPSGVGRRVLREALDYCVATGYSAATVDFGMRGRAVCAVADQQDYCHFTAKAASALVPMGQPRECERLYRELRRLYPLPRVQMTSSYALAMLHTRFYVPRDHEAALELSNNARALATLERDPVFGPYFQVYQDNGLALIEMHRGNLEHSLQLVTDGIARLDRELPPDKYVVHRSQLLHNQTRVLAALGRLDEAYAGFTRLIEWDPYYVEYHTDRGNLCRRRGDLVAALADYDRAVEISAPFPELYYNRAELRLALGRTEEALHDLDLLLHMEPDFVEGRLSRAMLRLAAGDLDGARQDTEAGLAAAPAEPRLCCLLGRLEQERGDLDAARLAYDRALEADPAFAAALVDRAGLAYEQGEPDAAEADLTAALAVLGPDPDVLFNRGVLRLESARYEDAIVDFGAALAEPGADSAELLYRRAWAHTRAGSSALAGADLDAHLGFGASEHAEEISTLRREIAAGLVHR, from the coding sequence ATGAGCACCCACATCTGGATCACCGGGCCCACCCGGGCCGCCCGCCGGGCCGCCATCCAGGCCGGGCCGGACCCGGTCCGCGTCGCCGGGTGCCACCAGCGACTGCGCGGCCCGTACACGGGAACCGGCGAGGTGCTGGGGGCGCTGGTGCCCGAGGCCTTCCGGCGGTGGCCGGAGCTGGTCGAGCAGCACCGGGTGGAGCTGCTGTACACGATTCCCGAGCTGTCCGAGCACATCGGGCCGCCGCCGGACACGCTGGTCGGCAACACCCCGTACGAGGAGCGGACCCGGTACTTCGGTGTGCAGTGGATCCGCGGCATGTCCCAGGGCGTGGTGAACTTCCTGCTCGCGTTCGCGCGGCTGCGGGCCGAGGCCGGCGACCCGGTCCCGCTGCGGCTGGCGTTCGACGACGTGCACGCCGCCGAGCCGACCGAACAGGAACTCCTGGCGATCCTGGTCCGCCGGGCCGATCCGGCCACCCTCGCCGTGACGGTCGGCACCGCCGAGGAGCCGCTGCCGCCGGAGCTGCGCACCGCGCTGCAGGAGTGGGCGACCTCCCGCACCGCGCCGCCGGTGCCGGACGAACGCCCGGCACGCTCCGCCCCGGAGCTGGTCGCCGCCTACGTCGAGGCCGACGGGACGAGCGACGACGCCGCCGAGATGGCCGCGTACGAGGCCGCCGCTGCGGAGTTGCGGGCGCAGTTGCACGACGCCCGCGCGGACGCGCTGGAGGCGGATGCCGACTGGGGAACGCGCCTCGGAGCGCTGCCGTACCACCGGGAACGCGGGTCCGACCCGTCCGGCGTCGGGCGGCGCGTGCTGCGGGAGGCGCTGGACTACTGCGTGGCCACCGGCTATTCCGCCGCGACCGTCGATTTCGGGATGCGGGGACGCGCGGTCTGCGCCGTCGCCGACCAGCAGGACTACTGCCATTTCACCGCCAAGGCCGCCAGCGCGCTGGTGCCGATGGGACAGCCGCGCGAGTGCGAGCGGCTGTACCGCGAACTGCGCCGGCTCTACCCGCTGCCCCGGGTGCAGATGACCAGCAGCTACGCGCTGGCGATGCTGCACACCCGCTTCTACGTGCCCCGCGACCACGAGGCGGCCCTGGAGCTGTCCAACAACGCCCGGGCGCTGGCCACCCTGGAGCGGGATCCGGTCTTCGGACCGTACTTCCAGGTCTACCAGGACAACGGGCTGGCGCTGATCGAGATGCACCGGGGCAACCTGGAGCACTCCCTGCAGCTGGTCACCGACGGCATCGCGCGGCTGGATCGCGAGCTCCCGCCCGACAAGTACGTCGTGCACCGCTCGCAGCTGCTGCACAACCAGACCCGGGTACTGGCCGCGCTCGGCCGCCTCGACGAGGCGTACGCGGGCTTCACCCGGCTGATCGAGTGGGACCCCTACTACGTCGAGTACCACACCGATCGCGGCAACCTGTGCCGGCGACGCGGCGATCTCGTCGCGGCCCTGGCCGACTACGACCGCGCCGTGGAGATCTCCGCCCCGTTCCCCGAGCTCTACTACAACCGGGCCGAGCTGCGGCTCGCGCTCGGCCGGACCGAGGAGGCGCTGCACGACCTCGACCTGCTGCTGCACATGGAGCCCGACTTCGTCGAGGGCCGGCTCAGCCGCGCGATGCTGCGGCTGGCCGCCGGCGATCTCGACGGTGCGCGGCAGGACACCGAGGCCGGACTGGCCGCCGCGCCGGCCGAACCCCGGCTGTGCTGCCTGCTGGGCCGGCTCGAGCAGGAACGGGGGGACCTCGATGCCGCCCGGCTGGCGTACGACCGCGCCCTGGAGGCCGACCCCGCGTTCGCGGCCGCTCTGGTCGACCGGGCCGGGTTGGCCTACGAGCAGGGCGAGCCGGACGCGGCCGAGGCGGACCTCACCGCGGCGCTGGCCGTGCTCGGGCCCGACCCGGACGTGCTGTTCAACCGGGGCGTGCTCAGGCTGGAGAGCGCCCGGTACGAGGACGCGATCGTCGACTTCGGCGCGGCCCTGGCCGAGCCGGGCGCCGACAGCGCCGAGCTGCTCTACCGGCGGGCCTGGGCACACACCAGGGCCGGCTCGTCCGCGCTGGCCGGCGCCGACCTCGACGCCCACCTCGGGTTCGGAGCCAGCGAGCATGCCGAGGAGATATCGACCCTGCGCCGGGAGATCGCCGCCGGCCTCGTCCACCGCTGA
- a CDS encoding flavin reductase family protein: protein MSIDADAFRGALAHVPMPVAVVTALDSGGEPHGMTIGSLCSLSVAPPLVLFCVDRGAAAHGVLCRAERYCLSVLGAGQEEVARRFAHRAPDRFAAQVVGLDGLPAIDGALMWLSCDRHQVLDGGDHSIIVARVDSVRVGPGRPLVYHDRGYGTIAARLAPAAAVDVPGPESAPVSSARPGRPGSLAARR, encoded by the coding sequence GTGTCCATCGACGCCGACGCCTTCCGCGGCGCCCTGGCCCACGTGCCGATGCCGGTCGCCGTGGTCACCGCGCTGGACTCCGGCGGCGAGCCGCACGGGATGACGATCGGGTCGTTGTGCAGCCTGTCCGTCGCTCCGCCGCTGGTGCTGTTCTGCGTCGACCGGGGCGCCGCCGCGCACGGCGTCCTCTGCCGCGCCGAGCGGTACTGCCTCAGCGTCCTGGGTGCCGGTCAGGAGGAGGTCGCCCGCCGGTTCGCCCACCGCGCCCCGGACCGGTTCGCGGCCCAGGTCGTCGGCCTGGACGGTCTGCCCGCGATCGACGGTGCGCTGATGTGGCTGTCCTGCGACCGGCACCAGGTGCTCGACGGCGGCGACCACTCGATCATCGTCGCCCGGGTGGACAGCGTCCGGGTCGGTCCGGGGCGGCCGCTGGTCTACCACGACCGGGGGTACGGCACCATCGCCGCCCGGCTGGCACCCGCGGCCGCCGTGGATGTCCCCGGTCCGGAGTCGGCGCCGGTCAGCAGCGCCCGTCCGGGGCGTCCGGGTTCACTCGCCGCGCGGCGATGA
- a CDS encoding HAMP domain-containing sensor histidine kinase, translating into MGLLRLLPPSLRARLIVLFAAGTTIVLLGSLALLYAVLARQTGDAVDAELAGRSRDLAASVRTGDVSAVSDDLMAQLYTGTGGVLASSRSVAGHRLLSPAQVTAVRATSLVSLSLPLGHHGQSVRERLLTRRVDPTGPVLTVAVPADAVERGSTRQLLVLALAAPVLAAALGALGRRMVGAALRPVDLLTREAATISTLETGRRLPAVPGDDEFARLAATLDGMLARLAVAFDRERAFVDDASHELRTPLAVLRGEIELALGALDDRAEVEQSLLAARGQVDRLTRLAEDLLLLARGRAGALVVHREPVDLSELAVAEVATLAPIVGLRIDATCAPLVVDADAGRLRQVLANFAANSAAAGATAARIRVDTDRGTARIEWADDGPGFSPALLDSAFERFVRGDSARTSGGAGLGLPIVRAVVAAHGGTVQIANGPPLGGAVVTVRLPLS; encoded by the coding sequence GTGGGTCTGCTGCGGCTGCTGCCACCCTCGCTGCGGGCCCGGCTGATCGTCCTGTTCGCAGCGGGCACCACGATCGTGTTGCTGGGGTCGCTCGCGCTGCTGTACGCCGTGCTCGCCCGGCAGACGGGTGACGCGGTGGACGCGGAGCTGGCCGGGCGGAGCCGGGACCTGGCCGCCAGCGTCCGTACCGGCGACGTCAGCGCGGTGTCCGACGACCTGATGGCGCAGCTCTACACCGGCACCGGCGGCGTCCTGGCCAGCTCGCGGTCGGTCGCCGGTCACCGGCTGCTCAGCCCGGCTCAGGTCACCGCCGTCCGCGCGACGAGCCTGGTCAGCCTGTCGCTGCCGCTGGGCCACCACGGACAGTCGGTCCGGGAGCGGCTGCTCACCCGGCGGGTCGACCCGACCGGCCCGGTCCTCACCGTGGCGGTGCCGGCCGACGCGGTCGAGCGCGGCAGCACCCGGCAGCTGCTGGTGCTGGCGCTGGCCGCGCCGGTGCTGGCCGCGGCGCTGGGAGCGCTGGGCCGGCGGATGGTCGGCGCGGCATTGCGCCCGGTCGACCTGCTGACCCGGGAGGCGGCGACGATCTCGACGCTGGAGACCGGACGCCGGCTGCCGGCGGTGCCCGGTGACGACGAGTTCGCCCGGCTCGCCGCGACGCTGGACGGGATGCTCGCCCGGCTGGCGGTCGCATTCGACCGGGAGCGGGCCTTCGTCGACGACGCCAGCCACGAGCTGCGGACCCCGCTGGCCGTGCTGCGCGGAGAGATCGAGCTGGCGCTGGGGGCACTGGACGACCGCGCCGAGGTGGAGCAGTCGTTGCTGGCCGCCCGCGGCCAGGTCGACCGGCTCACCCGGCTGGCCGAGGACCTGTTGCTGCTGGCCCGGGGACGGGCCGGCGCGCTGGTGGTCCACCGGGAGCCGGTCGACCTCTCCGAGCTGGCCGTCGCCGAGGTGGCCACCCTCGCCCCGATCGTCGGTCTGCGGATCGACGCCACCTGTGCGCCGCTGGTCGTCGACGCCGACGCGGGCCGGCTCCGGCAGGTGCTGGCGAACTTCGCGGCCAACAGCGCGGCGGCCGGCGCGACCGCGGCCCGGATCCGGGTCGACACCGACCGCGGCACCGCCCGCATCGAGTGGGCCGACGACGGACCGGGCTTCTCCCCCGCGCTGCTCGACTCCGCGTTCGAGCGGTTCGTCCGCGGCGACAGCGCCCGCACCAGCGGGGGCGCCGGCCTCGGCCTGCCGATCGTCCGGGCCGTGGTGGCCGCGCACGGCGGCACCGTGCAGATCGCCAACGGCCCACCCCTGGGCGGAGCAGTCGTCACCGTGCGCCTCCCGCTCAGCTGA
- a CDS encoding helix-turn-helix transcriptional regulator, producing the protein MSGGIITEPAFELGQALHLHRLACGLSLRRLAAQLGLSSHSGLVDYERGVRIPPEDLLPAYCRALKVPSDYLGELRQRALLEVAVGKVAGSPAAAHGGSSEVLSVTLMSLRTPMARVEGLTAIIGRFREIVAIGLILGAEELVIAARRVNPDAPDGRC; encoded by the coding sequence GTGTCCGGCGGCATCATCACGGAGCCGGCGTTCGAGCTGGGTCAGGCATTGCACCTCCATCGACTCGCGTGCGGTCTGTCCCTGCGCCGGCTCGCCGCTCAGCTCGGCCTCAGCTCGCACAGCGGCCTGGTGGACTACGAGCGCGGCGTGCGCATACCTCCGGAGGACCTGCTGCCCGCGTACTGCCGGGCGCTGAAAGTGCCGTCCGATTACCTGGGCGAGCTGCGGCAGCGAGCCCTGCTGGAGGTGGCCGTCGGGAAGGTCGCCGGGTCGCCGGCCGCAGCCCACGGCGGATCCAGCGAGGTGCTGTCGGTGACGCTGATGTCCCTCAGGACGCCGATGGCGCGCGTGGAGGGGCTCACCGCGATCATCGGCCGGTTCCGGGAGATCGTCGCCATCGGCTTGATCCTCGGCGCGGAGGAGCTGGTCATCGCCGCGCGGCGAGTGAACCCGGACGCCCCGGACGGGCGCTGCTGA